A region from the uncultured Draconibacterium sp. genome encodes:
- a CDS encoding TrkA C-terminal domain-containing protein gives MELLGNSYFALFVIIALGFIVGRIKIFGLSLDVSAVIFVALVFGHYGVVIPKDFQYLGLVLFIFTIGIQAGPGFFESFKKEGRQLAGFASLLIVLASLITVLVITLFHVDPNIAVGLLTGSLTSTPGLAAAIDYTGSPLASIGYGVGYPFGVIGVILFIRFLPKILGSPVSKAEEEYKSVLNDQYPEVVKRNFIVENENVVGKSIGALRIRFMTKAVVSRVVHEGVAVTPSPETVLYKGDLIKAVGTEEALKNVELLIGPKTEQEITIDPKYDVRSVLVTNKEVVNKTIGQINLLQTYGATITRIRRAGINISPSPGSKLQFGDKLVIASSRANMDMVIKIFGNDQKRLSDTDILPVALGIILGVLVGKVSISLGSFAFSLGLTGGVLVVALILSRIGKTGPILWTMTGAANQLIRQFGLLLFLAAVGTGAGQKIVETFNEYGIELFLFGAAITLLPMVVAGLLGKWFFKMNILSLLGALSGSMTSTPGLAAADSMTETNAHSIAYATVYPVAMVLLIVCVQLITMFF, from the coding sequence ATGGAACTACTCGGAAATAGCTATTTTGCCCTGTTTGTAATTATTGCGTTGGGCTTTATTGTTGGCCGCATAAAAATATTCGGCTTGTCGCTTGATGTGTCGGCAGTAATTTTTGTAGCACTGGTTTTTGGTCATTACGGAGTTGTAATCCCAAAAGATTTTCAGTATCTGGGCTTGGTTCTTTTTATTTTTACCATTGGAATTCAGGCTGGGCCGGGATTTTTCGAGTCGTTTAAAAAAGAAGGTCGGCAACTGGCCGGTTTTGCCTCTTTGCTTATTGTGTTGGCCTCGCTGATAACTGTGCTGGTAATTACATTGTTTCATGTCGATCCAAATATAGCAGTAGGATTATTAACCGGTTCGTTAACGAGTACGCCGGGCCTGGCTGCAGCCATTGATTATACCGGGTCGCCACTGGCTTCAATCGGATACGGAGTAGGTTATCCATTTGGAGTAATTGGTGTGATTTTATTTATTCGGTTTTTACCTAAAATATTGGGTAGCCCTGTTTCAAAGGCAGAAGAAGAGTATAAATCAGTGTTAAATGATCAGTATCCGGAGGTGGTGAAGCGCAATTTTATTGTTGAGAATGAAAACGTTGTGGGGAAATCGATTGGCGCATTACGAATTCGGTTTATGACCAAAGCGGTAGTTTCAAGAGTGGTGCATGAAGGTGTTGCTGTAACTCCAAGCCCTGAAACCGTATTGTACAAGGGCGATCTCATAAAAGCAGTGGGGACTGAGGAGGCTCTGAAAAATGTGGAATTGTTAATTGGGCCTAAAACAGAACAGGAAATTACTATCGATCCGAAGTACGATGTTCGCTCGGTTTTGGTAACCAACAAAGAAGTTGTAAATAAAACTATCGGACAAATAAACCTGCTTCAAACCTATGGAGCAACAATTACTCGTATTCGTCGGGCAGGTATTAATATTTCTCCCAGCCCGGGGTCTAAACTGCAGTTTGGCGATAAACTTGTAATTGCAAGTAGTCGTGCCAATATGGATATGGTAATAAAAATTTTTGGCAACGATCAGAAACGTCTTTCCGATACCGATATTTTACCGGTGGCTCTGGGAATAATTTTGGGTGTGTTGGTAGGTAAGGTAAGTATTTCATTAGGTTCGTTTGCTTTTAGTTTGGGGCTTACCGGAGGAGTACTTGTTGTGGCCTTAATCTTAAGTCGTATAGGTAAAACCGGCCCCATATTATGGACCATGACCGGAGCTGCCAATCAATTAATCAGGCAGTTTGGTTTGTTATTGTTTCTGGCTGCCGTTGGTACCGGCGCAGGCCAAAAAATTGTGGAAACATTTAATGAATACGGTATTGAACTATTTTTATTTGGCGCAGCAATAACCCTCTTGCCCATGGTGGTTGCAGGGCTCCTGGGGAAATGGTTTTTTAAAATGAATATTTTATCCTTACTGGGTGCTTTAAGCGGAAGCATGACCAGCACACCTGGTCTTGCAGCAGCTGATTCAATGACAGAAACCAATGCACACTCCATTGCTTATGCTACCGTATATCCGGTTGCCATGGTGTTGCTTATTGTTTGTGTACAGCTTATTACTATGTTTTTCTAA
- a CDS encoding glycoside hydrolase family 32 protein — translation MNFLSTALLAIVLTISTSSKNNEKNIYDEIYRPQFHFTPEKNWHNDPNGLVFYDNEYHMFYQYNPNGNEWGYMHWGHTISTDLVHWQHFPIALYPDEESTDKEKCTAFSGSAIVDEQNLLNKQTNDTKTLVAFYTSQHCGQRMAYSTDKGRTWKKYEGNPIIPFDEKDDARDPKVIWHEESGTWIMVLYRKQNEDENSKGVSFYTSNNLIDWKWESHIAGFYECPDLVKFTVTNRPDEVKWVLFDGDGSYLMGSFDGKTFAPESAKLKSDWGKNYYATQTWSNIPQSDGRVIQIAWMRDGKFPDMPFNGQMSFPCELRLTKFDSGYKLIRKPVSEIELLHDKQYTWENKNVIPGINDNKLKKVSGDCLHIIGEFDLKTADNFGFMLRHSNKATGTEILYNVKRGTLSVLGCTVPLPAVNNKIKLEILLDRSSIEIFANDGQAVISNCFTPDEKATDAVLFTNGGELGVDKLDVYKMKSIYED, via the coding sequence ATGAACTTTTTATCAACAGCCTTACTCGCTATTGTACTGACAATTAGCACATCTTCAAAAAATAACGAGAAAAATATTTACGATGAAATTTATCGTCCGCAATTTCATTTTACGCCGGAAAAAAACTGGCACAACGACCCTAATGGACTTGTTTTTTATGATAACGAGTATCATATGTTTTACCAATACAACCCCAATGGAAATGAATGGGGCTACATGCATTGGGGGCACACCATTAGCACCGACCTGGTGCATTGGCAACATTTTCCAATTGCGCTGTACCCTGATGAGGAATCAACCGATAAGGAGAAATGTACGGCCTTTTCGGGGTCGGCAATTGTTGACGAACAAAACCTGCTAAACAAACAAACCAACGATACCAAAACACTGGTAGCCTTTTACACCAGCCAGCATTGCGGGCAACGTATGGCCTACAGCACAGATAAAGGCCGAACCTGGAAAAAATACGAGGGTAACCCCATTATTCCTTTTGATGAAAAAGATGATGCCCGCGATCCAAAAGTAATTTGGCATGAAGAAAGCGGAACGTGGATTATGGTGCTTTACCGCAAACAAAATGAAGATGAAAATTCGAAAGGTGTATCATTCTACACCTCAAACAATCTTATCGACTGGAAATGGGAAAGTCATATTGCCGGTTTTTACGAATGCCCCGACCTGGTAAAATTTACAGTTACCAACCGCCCCGATGAAGTAAAGTGGGTGCTTTTTGATGGCGATGGCAGCTACCTGATGGGAAGTTTTGACGGAAAAACCTTTGCTCCAGAAAGCGCCAAATTAAAAAGCGACTGGGGGAAAAATTACTATGCTACACAAACCTGGAGTAATATTCCGCAATCAGACGGGCGTGTGATACAAATTGCCTGGATGCGTGATGGTAAATTCCCCGACATGCCCTTTAACGGGCAAATGTCGTTTCCGTGCGAACTAAGGCTTACAAAATTCGACAGTGGCTATAAACTCATTCGGAAACCTGTTTCTGAAATTGAATTATTGCACGACAAACAGTATACATGGGAGAATAAGAATGTTATACCCGGAATAAACGACAACAAACTAAAAAAAGTATCGGGTGATTGTTTGCACATTATTGGAGAATTCGACTTAAAAACCGCTGATAATTTTGGATTTATGTTACGCCATAGCAACAAAGCAACAGGCACAGAAATTCTGTACAATGTGAAGCGTGGCACCTTATCGGTATTAGGATGCACGGTGCCGCTTCCGGCTGTAAACAATAAAATAAAACTTGAGATTCTTTTAGACCGCTCTTCCATTGAAATATTTGCAAACGATGGGCAAGCTGTAATTTCCAACTGTTTTACACCAGACGAAAAAGCAACCGATGCCGTACTTTTTACCAATGGAGGAGAACTGGGAGTTGACAAACTGGATGTTTATAAAATGAAATCGATTTACGAGGACTAA
- a CDS encoding T9SS type A sorting domain-containing protein gives MRHLIIIALVIIGAFYARAEQSDQDRITKINAPINIASEDCKKSFIAPHESNLKSGSVLNSDFQVEFVNFPENAKPAFLYAISIYENLISSPMPIKVRATWESKSSNVLAQSTPGSMYRNFNGARLNDVYYPVALAEKLAESELNGSEPDIECSFNSGINWYYGTNGDCPSNQYDFVTIVLHELVHGLGFVGFFDVENGVGTLNNNAKLPSIYDVYIYNQLNEQLANENLFACPSAALKAQLLSENLNLKNNSTSESINVYAPKSWNNGSSIYHYPENEFGSGNANALMSPFIFKGEAIHAIGEKTLDVLASLGWKSVSFDDYEIKDFEEACEKLPVFVQVGGEMDIDKSSVKISFSTDNFVSSQTVSLKYNEENQQFEGELPLNYAKGKIQYYYEAKTTANVTFSYPERAPEQKLTFRVGDDYFPPVLQHNPEKLVNAQHPFINVSAIATDNVAIEKVQIEYRINGQDQDAFTLNSEGADKYSGKLEFPCQLNCEDVVEYRVVAIDNTNRGNKRRLPTSGYYAVSVFEAEQPIRGYFNNFDSPNTDFEISDFEVTTPAGFTSGNLHTINPYPESNADNNKYNLIAQLKYPIVLEENGLMSFDEVVLVEPGEAGTVYTEDKFWDFVIVEGSKNNGKSWLPVTDGYDSSVDELWNSQFTGSLKSAVSQAAGADNLFLKQTINLTDNPDFAAGDTVIFRFRLASDKAITGWGWAIDNLSIQEVTTAVDESLTAEDVTIYPNPFKSSIFIDGFQSDVAADVEVIITDLYGKTVHRETLYDAAYSSRIQIDLPHVAPGVYMASISDNQLNTITQKIIKN, from the coding sequence ATGAGACATTTAATTATTATTGCCCTGGTAATAATTGGCGCTTTTTATGCCCGGGCAGAGCAATCAGATCAGGATCGGATCACTAAGATCAATGCCCCGATTAACATTGCTTCAGAAGATTGTAAGAAATCATTTATCGCACCCCACGAATCAAACCTGAAATCAGGATCAGTATTAAATTCCGACTTCCAGGTTGAATTCGTAAATTTCCCAGAAAATGCAAAGCCTGCATTTTTGTATGCCATTTCTATTTACGAAAACCTTATTTCGTCGCCAATGCCGATTAAGGTGCGTGCAACATGGGAAAGCAAAAGCTCAAATGTGCTGGCACAAAGTACACCGGGCAGTATGTACCGCAACTTTAACGGAGCCCGTTTAAACGATGTCTACTATCCTGTAGCCTTAGCCGAGAAGCTTGCTGAAAGCGAGTTAAATGGTTCGGAACCGGATATTGAATGTTCGTTTAACAGTGGTATCAACTGGTATTATGGCACCAACGGCGATTGCCCGTCAAACCAGTACGACTTTGTAACCATTGTGTTGCACGAATTAGTACACGGACTTGGATTTGTTGGTTTTTTCGACGTTGAAAACGGAGTGGGAACGCTAAACAACAATGCAAAACTGCCCAGTATTTACGATGTTTACATCTACAATCAGTTAAATGAACAACTGGCAAATGAAAACCTTTTTGCCTGCCCATCTGCAGCACTAAAAGCACAATTGCTTTCTGAAAATCTTAATTTGAAAAATAACAGTACTTCAGAAAGTATCAATGTGTATGCTCCGAAAAGCTGGAATAACGGAAGTAGCATTTACCACTACCCTGAGAATGAGTTTGGAAGCGGAAATGCCAATGCTTTAATGTCGCCGTTTATTTTTAAAGGAGAAGCGATTCATGCCATTGGAGAAAAAACCCTTGACGTATTGGCTAGTCTGGGATGGAAATCAGTAAGCTTTGATGATTATGAGATTAAAGATTTTGAAGAGGCCTGCGAAAAACTACCTGTTTTTGTTCAGGTTGGTGGCGAAATGGATATCGATAAATCATCGGTAAAGATAAGTTTCTCAACCGATAACTTTGTAAGTTCTCAAACCGTTAGTTTAAAATACAACGAAGAAAATCAACAATTTGAAGGTGAACTGCCGTTAAACTATGCCAAAGGTAAAATTCAATATTACTACGAGGCTAAAACTACTGCAAACGTTACCTTTAGCTATCCTGAAAGAGCACCCGAGCAAAAATTGACATTTAGAGTTGGAGACGACTATTTCCCTCCGGTGTTACAGCACAATCCTGAAAAATTGGTTAATGCACAACACCCTTTTATTAATGTTTCGGCAATTGCAACCGACAATGTAGCAATAGAAAAAGTTCAGATAGAATACCGTATTAACGGTCAGGATCAGGATGCTTTTACACTCAATAGCGAAGGTGCTGATAAGTATTCTGGTAAGCTTGAGTTTCCATGCCAACTTAACTGTGAAGATGTGGTTGAATATCGTGTGGTTGCTATCGACAATACTAATCGTGGCAACAAACGTCGTTTACCTACAAGTGGATATTACGCTGTTTCAGTTTTTGAAGCAGAACAACCTATACGTGGTTATTTCAATAATTTCGATTCGCCAAACACCGATTTTGAAATTTCTGATTTTGAAGTAACAACTCCAGCAGGATTTACCAGTGGCAACTTGCATACTATAAATCCTTATCCTGAATCAAATGCAGACAACAATAAATATAACCTGATTGCCCAGTTAAAATATCCGATTGTTCTGGAAGAAAATGGTTTAATGAGTTTTGATGAGGTAGTTTTAGTTGAACCGGGCGAAGCAGGAACAGTTTATACGGAAGATAAGTTTTGGGACTTTGTAATTGTTGAAGGCAGCAAAAACAATGGTAAAAGTTGGTTGCCGGTAACCGATGGATACGATTCAAGTGTAGATGAGCTGTGGAATTCGCAATTTACAGGCTCATTAAAAAGTGCAGTATCACAAGCAGCCGGAGCAGACAACCTGTTTTTGAAACAAACAATAAACTTAACAGATAATCCTGATTTTGCAGCTGGCGATACTGTAATCTTCCGTTTTCGTTTAGCATCAGATAAAGCCATAACCGGCTGGGGTTGGGCAATCGACAACCTTTCGATCCAAGAAGTTACTACCGCTGTTGATGAGTCATTAACTGCTGAAGATGTAACGATCTATCCAAATCCATTCAAAAGCAGCATCTTTATCGATGGTTTTCAATCGGACGTTGCTGCCGACGTGGAAGTTATTATTACCGACCTTTACGGAAAAACTGTGCATCGCGAAACTCTTTATGATGCCGCTTATTCCAGTAGAATTCAAATTGATCTTCCTCATGTGGCTCCCGGAGTCTACATGGCAAGCATCTCTGATAATCAATTAAATACTATTACACAAAAAATCATAAAAAATTAG
- a CDS encoding T9SS type A sorting domain-containing protein has product MSKYYIILKMLMLCAIFASAQHKHHNQCIKVPHPVCYASGKVERARIQPPAEFLLKSGGAAKCDIQVDYNGFTPEAQEAFEYAVNIWETIVRSDVPIRMSAIWSSSLGDNVLGSCGPETYYKNFKDAPFKDRYYPVAIAEKIAKQELNGESRYDMVAQFSSKIDWYLGKDMNCPDTLYDFVSVVLHEIGHGLGFTGFFFVDDTDDFGAYGYYEFGDATSFDLLVERGVVNSKQLVDTSFYENASRDLMNALRSTNLYANSAIAMKQNNGNKPRLYAPIFFDEGSSVYHLNDDTYPHGNENSLMTHAVGRAEAIHDPGPLTRGIMDDIGWSNIFIRFNQVKDIEELKPLVFEGSFESDYGVKQGSAKVVLSLDEFENHTDTLFLSDDESTGNYSVTYIPDDGTEMISYFIEVQDTMDRKRMEPALAPKEFYTIHVGTDTEKPVIAHDEITYFITIDGEQQVLANVSDNLGVDTVYVQYFINGIEQESFPLIHDYDDRFVGAFPFDMNMIKDGDEITYAIHAVDGAKVSNSSRLPDSEEYLSFKVEEISEPVSSYINDFNQSASDFLISDFEIYTASGFNDGALHSPHPYPAPGVDNEELDFSTFLKKPIILKEGGVMTFDEVVLVEPGAAFSFYGSSEFFDYVIVEGSKNAGKTWHALANGYDASDKLTWSSNYNSGIASGEQDSKTEGSAEMFFNREINLTDNDYFAAGDTILIRFRLYSDPYAAGWGWAIDNLRIQQPVSAGVTLLSPGEITIYPNPFTDIITIKVAPPQNEADLRIEVYNAVGQKIFLKEERDVTGAYTDEINLSDFADGMFFIKISQNDKMVLTKKLIKN; this is encoded by the coding sequence ATGAGTAAGTATTATATAATTTTAAAGATGCTGATGTTGTGTGCAATTTTTGCCTCGGCACAACACAAACACCACAACCAATGTATAAAAGTTCCACATCCGGTATGTTATGCATCCGGAAAAGTTGAAAGAGCAAGAATCCAGCCACCGGCCGAGTTTTTATTAAAATCGGGAGGCGCAGCAAAATGCGATATTCAGGTAGATTATAACGGATTTACTCCGGAGGCGCAGGAAGCCTTTGAGTACGCAGTAAATATTTGGGAAACAATTGTTAGATCGGATGTGCCTATTCGAATGAGTGCAATCTGGAGCAGTAGTTTGGGAGACAACGTGTTGGGCAGCTGTGGACCTGAAACTTATTATAAGAATTTTAAGGATGCACCTTTTAAAGATAGGTATTACCCTGTAGCAATAGCTGAAAAAATAGCTAAACAAGAACTAAATGGGGAAAGCAGGTACGATATGGTTGCCCAATTTAGCAGTAAAATTGATTGGTATTTGGGGAAAGATATGAATTGTCCGGATACCCTTTACGACTTTGTGTCGGTGGTGCTGCACGAAATTGGTCATGGATTAGGATTCACTGGCTTTTTCTTTGTTGATGATACCGATGACTTTGGAGCCTATGGATACTATGAGTTTGGCGATGCAACTTCTTTTGATCTGCTTGTTGAAAGAGGTGTTGTAAATTCGAAACAACTAGTCGATACTTCTTTCTATGAAAACGCAAGTCGGGATCTGATGAATGCCTTGAGGTCTACAAATTTGTATGCTAATAGTGCAATAGCTATGAAACAGAATAACGGAAATAAACCCCGGTTATATGCTCCTATCTTTTTTGATGAAGGTTCAAGTGTATATCATTTAAATGACGATACCTATCCCCATGGAAATGAAAATTCATTAATGACTCATGCCGTAGGAAGGGCAGAAGCTATTCATGACCCAGGGCCATTAACTCGGGGAATTATGGATGATATAGGTTGGAGTAATATATTTATTCGTTTTAATCAGGTAAAGGATATAGAAGAATTAAAGCCATTAGTTTTTGAAGGTAGTTTTGAAAGTGATTATGGCGTTAAACAGGGGAGTGCCAAGGTTGTTCTTTCGTTAGATGAATTTGAAAACCATACAGACACGTTGTTCCTTTCTGACGACGAAAGCACAGGAAATTATTCAGTGACTTATATTCCTGATGACGGTACAGAAATGATTTCGTATTTTATTGAAGTACAAGATACTATGGATAGAAAACGAATGGAGCCAGCTTTGGCGCCAAAAGAGTTTTATACCATTCATGTTGGAACTGATACAGAAAAGCCGGTTATTGCTCATGATGAAATAACCTATTTTATTACCATAGATGGGGAACAGCAAGTGCTGGCGAATGTTAGCGATAACCTTGGAGTAGATACCGTTTATGTACAGTATTTTATTAATGGTATTGAGCAGGAGTCTTTCCCATTGATTCATGATTATGATGATCGTTTTGTTGGTGCTTTCCCATTTGATATGAATATGATTAAAGATGGTGATGAAATTACCTATGCCATACATGCTGTTGATGGAGCAAAGGTTTCAAATAGTTCCAGACTGCCGGATTCCGAGGAATACTTATCATTTAAAGTAGAAGAAATCTCTGAACCAGTATCAAGTTACATTAATGATTTTAACCAAAGTGCCTCGGATTTTTTAATTTCCGACTTTGAAATTTATACCGCAAGTGGTTTTAATGATGGGGCCTTGCATAGTCCTCATCCTTATCCTGCACCCGGCGTTGATAATGAAGAACTTGATTTTTCAACTTTTTTGAAAAAACCAATCATCCTTAAGGAAGGCGGAGTTATGACCTTTGATGAAGTTGTTCTTGTGGAGCCAGGGGCGGCCTTCTCCTTTTATGGTAGTAGTGAATTTTTCGATTATGTCATTGTTGAAGGAAGCAAAAATGCAGGAAAGACCTGGCATGCTCTTGCCAATGGATATGATGCTTCAGATAAGTTAACATGGTCTAGCAATTATAACAGTGGCATTGCTTCTGGTGAACAGGATTCTAAAACTGAAGGTAGTGCAGAGATGTTCTTTAATCGCGAAATTAACCTTACCGATAACGATTACTTTGCTGCAGGAGATACCATACTTATTCGTTTTCGCTTGTACTCCGACCCGTATGCGGCAGGATGGGGTTGGGCAATCGATAATTTGCGAATACAGCAACCGGTATCTGCCGGAGTTACATTGTTATCTCCGGGAGAAATTACTATTTACCCAAATCCGTTTACCGATATTATTACCATAAAGGTTGCACCACCGCAAAACGAGGCCGATTTGCGAATTGAAGTGTATAATGCCGTTGGGCAAAAAATATTTTTAAAGGAAGAAAGGGACGTTACCGGAGCATACACAGATGAAATTAACCTTTCTGATTTTGCAGACGGGATGTTTTTTATAAAAATTAGCCAAAACGACAAAATGGTACTCACGAAAAAGTTAATTAAAAACTAA
- a CDS encoding prephenate dehydrogenase, translating into MKTTVIGLGLIGGSIAKDLRRSGFATELVGVDANADHAKKALEIGLVDSIEPLEKAVCDTDLVILAIPVNHELEVLPRVLDLIGSGTTVSDMGSTKKVIVDSVAKHKRRRNFVPAHPMSGTENSGPTAALEGLFEGKIAILCDQENSGPQHVALIEKMFQALGMDIAYMTSDEQDHSTAFVSHLPHAAAYALANAVQDKEDRKIIFDLASGGFRSTVRLAKSSATMWHPIFQQNREYVVESLNVYIKHLIEFRDSMKSADDEKMLKLIRNANNIRGILEGQNPHFVKNEERITKLYTK; encoded by the coding sequence ATGAAAACAACAGTAATAGGACTTGGCTTAATTGGGGGGTCAATAGCAAAGGACTTGCGAAGATCGGGGTTTGCTACAGAATTAGTCGGAGTTGATGCGAATGCAGATCATGCCAAAAAAGCCCTTGAAATTGGACTGGTTGATAGCATAGAACCACTTGAAAAGGCGGTTTGCGATACCGACCTGGTAATTCTGGCAATACCTGTAAACCATGAACTGGAAGTTTTGCCGCGTGTGCTCGACTTAATTGGCAGTGGTACTACAGTTAGCGATATGGGATCAACAAAAAAAGTGATAGTCGACTCCGTAGCAAAACACAAGCGCAGAAGAAATTTTGTACCTGCCCACCCAATGTCGGGAACTGAAAATTCGGGGCCAACAGCTGCCTTGGAAGGACTGTTTGAAGGCAAAATTGCCATTTTATGCGATCAGGAAAACTCCGGGCCTCAGCACGTTGCATTAATTGAAAAAATGTTTCAGGCACTGGGAATGGATATCGCCTATATGACTTCGGATGAGCAAGATCATAGTACTGCTTTTGTTTCGCACTTGCCTCACGCCGCTGCCTATGCGTTGGCCAATGCCGTCCAAGATAAAGAAGACCGTAAAATTATATTCGATTTGGCAAGTGGAGGTTTTCGCTCAACCGTTCGCCTGGCAAAAAGTTCGGCAACAATGTGGCATCCTATTTTTCAACAAAATCGAGAATATGTTGTTGAATCGCTTAACGTATACATTAAACACCTGATTGAATTTCGGGATAGCATGAAGAGTGCCGATGATGAAAAGATGCTCAAATTAATACGCAATGCCAATAATATTCGTGGAATTTTAGAAGGACAAAATCCACACTTTGTAAAAAATGAAGAACGAATAACAAAACTTTATACAAAATAA
- a CDS encoding chorismate mutase, whose amino-acid sequence MTLKLDINPIKAWLPNMDNPLLISGPCSLETEEQTMETARLLAKDKRVFVFRGGVWKPRTRPGSFEGVGSIGLKWLQQVKEETGLPVGTEVANAQHTEECLKAGLDVLWIGARSTASPFVVQEIADVVKGTDAVVMIKNPVNPDVQLWVGAIERINQAGIKNIVGIHRGFTPFRQTKYRNYPNWKTVIELKRTLPNLPIICDPSHIAGTREYLFEISQKAFDMGMEGLMLESHRDPSCALSDAGQQLTPADLGKLLDKLVIRYENADNPDFESQLDVLRNRIDAIDAELLETLASRVEIVKQIGQYKRDNNVTALQMNRWTQLMENRVNLGKSMSINETFVKILFQLIHEDSVRMQTEIMDEE is encoded by the coding sequence ATGACATTGAAATTAGACATTAATCCGATAAAAGCATGGTTGCCAAATATGGACAATCCATTGCTGATCTCAGGACCGTGTAGTCTTGAGACGGAAGAACAAACCATGGAAACTGCCCGTTTACTGGCTAAAGATAAGCGCGTTTTTGTTTTTAGGGGAGGGGTATGGAAACCCAGAACACGCCCGGGATCGTTTGAGGGCGTTGGATCGATTGGATTGAAATGGCTGCAACAGGTAAAAGAAGAAACCGGCTTGCCGGTTGGTACCGAAGTGGCCAACGCCCAGCATACTGAAGAATGCCTAAAAGCAGGATTGGACGTGTTATGGATTGGTGCCCGATCAACAGCCAGCCCTTTTGTAGTGCAGGAAATTGCAGATGTAGTGAAAGGTACTGATGCGGTGGTGATGATAAAAAATCCGGTGAACCCCGATGTGCAACTTTGGGTAGGAGCCATTGAAAGAATTAACCAGGCTGGTATTAAAAATATTGTGGGAATCCATCGGGGATTTACTCCATTTCGTCAAACAAAATACCGCAATTATCCCAACTGGAAAACAGTAATCGAATTAAAACGAACACTGCCAAACTTACCCATAATTTGTGATCCAAGTCATATTGCCGGAACACGTGAGTATCTTTTTGAAATCTCTCAAAAAGCTTTTGATATGGGAATGGAGGGCTTAATGCTTGAATCGCATCGCGATCCTTCGTGTGCATTAAGTGACGCCGGTCAGCAACTCACTCCTGCTGATCTTGGAAAACTACTTGATAAACTGGTTATCCGTTATGAAAATGCCGACAACCCTGATTTTGAAAGCCAACTTGATGTGCTTCGTAACAGAATTGATGCAATTGATGCTGAACTGCTGGAAACGCTTGCATCGCGCGTTGAAATTGTTAAACAAATTGGACAGTATAAACGCGATAATAATGTTACAGCTTTACAAATGAATCGGTGGACCCAGTTGATGGAAAATCGGGTAAATCTGGGGAAAAGTATGAGTATTAACGAAACGTTTGTTAAAATACTTTTTCAGTTAATACACGAAGATTCTGTTCGTATGCAGACCGAAATAATGGATGAAGAGTAA
- the rnpA gene encoding ribonuclease P protein component, translated as MPIVDKISPQGSFGFKKKEHLCSKKLIDKLFAEGESFLSFPIKVVYIASDLTTKVPVQAAFTVSKKTFKRAVKRNRIKRLMREAYRLNKNILLPLPENKQLAVFFIFIGKELYDYNRIENGIKKALFKLSALHSDAPANNTKKTPE; from the coding sequence ATGCCTATAGTTGATAAAATATCGCCTCAGGGTTCTTTCGGCTTTAAAAAGAAGGAACATTTATGCAGCAAAAAGCTAATTGACAAACTGTTTGCTGAAGGTGAATCGTTTTTATCTTTTCCGATTAAAGTGGTTTATATCGCCTCTGATCTTACAACTAAAGTACCTGTTCAGGCTGCTTTCACGGTGAGTAAAAAAACATTTAAAAGAGCAGTGAAACGAAACCGCATTAAAAGACTAATGCGTGAAGCTTATCGTTTGAATAAAAATATTCTATTGCCACTCCCTGAGAATAAGCAACTGGCTGTTTTTTTCATTTTTATTGGTAAAGAACTGTATGATTACAACAGAATAGAAAATGGAATAAAAAAGGCGCTTTTCAAATTGTCAGCTCTTCATTCGGATGCACCCGCTAATAACACAAAAAAAACTCCGGAATAA